The sequence below is a genomic window from Streptosporangium lutulentum.
TCCGCACCAAGCCCACCGACCAGATCATCGCCGAGGGCGGCCACGGCGAGGGCGGGGAGCTGCGCCGGACCATGACCCTGTGGCAGCTCACCCTCTTCAGCGTCGGCGCCACCCTCGGCACGGGCATCTTCGTCATCCTCGGCCAGGCCGTGCCCAAGGCGGGCCCCGCCGTGGTGGCCGCCTTCGTGCTGGCGGCGATCACGGCCCTGTTCTCGGCCCTCTCCTACGCCGAGCTGGCCGGCACGATCCCGGTCGCCGGCTCGTCCTACTCCTACGCCTACGCGACCCTGGGCGAGCTCGTGGCGTGGGTGTGCGGCTGGTGCCTGATGCTGGAGTACGCCGTCTCGGTGGCGGCGGTGGCGGTCGGCTGGGGCGAGTATCTCAACCACTTCTTCCGGGACCTGTTCGGCTGGGAGCTGCCCGCCTCCGTCACCCACTCCCCCGGCTCCCAGGGCGGCGTGCTCAACCTCACCGCGATCCTGATCGTCCTGCTCGCCACCTGGCTGCTGCTGCGCGGCGCCTCCGAGAGCGCCACCGCCAACGCGGTCTTCGTGATGATCAAGGTCGTGGTGCTCGTGTTCTTCTGCCTCGTGGCCTTCACCGCGTTCAGCACGGGCAACCTGACGCCGTTCGTCCCCATGGGCGTCGCCGGCATCACCGCCGCCGCCTCGCAGGTGTTCTTCTCCTACATCGGCTTCGACGCGGCCTCGACCGCCGGCGAGGAGGCCAGGAACCCCAGGCGCGACCTCCCTCTGGCGATCGTCTTCTCGCTCGCCATCGTCACGGTCGTCTACGTGGCGGTGGCGCTGGCCGCCGTCGGCGCCATGCCGTGGCGGCAGTTCGACCCCGAGAGCACCGAGGCCAGTCTCGCCCTGATCGCGGACCGGGCCACCGGCGCCACCTGGCCGGGCCTCGTCATCTCCTTCGGGGCGGTCGTCGCCATCGCCAGCGTGGTCCTCACCGTGCTGTACGGCCAGACCCGCATCCTGTTCGCGATGGCGCGCGACGGCCTGATCCCGAAGATCTTCGAGAAGGTGGACCCCCGCCGCCAGGTCCCGGTG
It includes:
- a CDS encoding amino acid permease → MVSVAHRLFRTKPTDQIIAEGGHGEGGELRRTMTLWQLTLFSVGATLGTGIFVILGQAVPKAGPAVVAAFVLAAITALFSALSYAELAGTIPVAGSSYSYAYATLGELVAWVCGWCLMLEYAVSVAAVAVGWGEYLNHFFRDLFGWELPASVTHSPGSQGGVLNLTAILIVLLATWLLLRGASESATANAVFVMIKVVVLVFFCLVAFTAFSTGNLTPFVPMGVAGITAAASQVFFSYIGFDAASTAGEEARNPRRDLPLAIVFSLAIVTVVYVAVALAAVGAMPWRQFDPESTEASLALIADRATGATWPGLVISFGAVVAIASVVLTVLYGQTRILFAMARDGLIPKIFEKVDPRRQVPVANTLIVAAFVSVLAGFIPLGQLAEATSIGTLFAFAIVNVGVLVLRRTRPDLPRSFRTPFFPITPILGVILCVVVMLGLAGVTWLAFAIWMLVGLLAYFLYGYRHSRLNRSVR